One genomic window of Candidatus Kuenenia stuttgartiensis includes the following:
- a CDS encoding MarC family protein translates to MEHWTEYTRFLTALMVILDPFAAIPIFLSLTQGYSQSQRARVVLVTIITVALVLISSAISGESLLKTFGTSLASFRVGGGIVLFIMALAMLRAQADKVKTSPTEEAAAENKATIAVVPLAIPLLAGPGSISTVIIEMHRSSATYHGALVILCILITCILLWIVLRLASPIGRALGPIGRNILNRLFGLILTAIAIEIIANGLRELFPSLA, encoded by the coding sequence ATGGAACATTGGACGGAATACACGCGATTTTTGACAGCCCTCATGGTAATACTGGACCCTTTTGCGGCTATTCCCATATTTTTAAGCCTAACGCAGGGATACAGCCAATCACAAAGAGCACGGGTCGTGCTTGTTACCATAATAACGGTAGCACTTGTCCTCATTTCCTCTGCCATTAGCGGTGAATCATTATTAAAGACTTTTGGCACAAGCCTTGCCTCTTTTAGAGTCGGTGGCGGCATTGTATTGTTTATAATGGCATTGGCAATGCTAAGAGCGCAGGCCGATAAAGTGAAAACAAGCCCCACTGAAGAGGCAGCGGCAGAGAACAAGGCGACAATTGCCGTCGTTCCCCTTGCCATTCCGCTGCTAGCCGGTCCCGGCTCGATAAGTACTGTTATAATAGAAATGCACCGTTCTTCCGCCACTTATCACGGGGCGCTGGTCATACTATGTATTCTTATCACCTGCATACTGCTCTGGATAGTTCTTCGCCTTGCAAGCCCTATAGGCAGGGCATTAGGCCCGATAGGACGCAATATCCTTAATCGTTTATTTGGTTTGATTCTAACCGCAATCGCAATAGAAATTATAGCAAACGGGCTGCGTGAATTATTCCCTTCGCTCGCATAA
- a CDS encoding DUF481 domain-containing protein — translation MKNADKSIDIEIVGFEGNYVTAELSESDLKSLIMQFPDDTYSSGHVSLKVDDITIPCKVDAYANNKLILSIPADTISSLHMAFNNSHSKNAHGFTENEYGVYAPDDDEDIDVIKTRRHIKSANTKIHMQNKLRTSTSQTLSDELITVDGIYIKGKLIKITDNSITFLQDGENICTIRLENVSVFSSNNEIIKVYYHENKPTQFSILKPVNGEYVSIKKINVYAFKLLDATHTLDEIITAQKEPSSYLIPKQAIPSDTHTSEKEGDAVPPIAGDKDETVTLAVDESKKDSSPQKTWKGSVESGINIKTGNTEATTTHLKIGYSNERKCDKIFFDMLAIFETKKNQSTGGSEETANEQKVTLKYEYNTSFKVYLFLQEYFEHDELENLNYRTISSFGPGYRLFSSEKIKYRIEGGPAFTHERYHGGITENNFGLRFGHYLDWHMLSSTKLFAKNEYNTSVEDQEDWRLDSSLGIKHDLMKALSLSTVLINQYDNTPSGANKKDDTTLIGSIGYNF, via the coding sequence TTGAAGAATGCCGACAAAAGCATCGATATTGAAATTGTCGGTTTTGAGGGAAATTATGTAACCGCAGAGCTGTCAGAAAGCGATCTTAAATCTTTAATAATGCAGTTTCCCGACGATACTTACTCCTCCGGTCATGTTTCCTTAAAGGTTGATGATATAACCATTCCATGTAAAGTGGACGCCTATGCAAATAACAAACTAATACTCTCTATTCCGGCAGATACGATTTCTTCACTTCATATGGCATTTAATAATTCTCATAGTAAAAATGCGCATGGTTTTACTGAAAATGAATATGGAGTTTACGCTCCCGATGATGATGAAGACATTGACGTAATAAAGACCCGCAGGCACATCAAATCTGCAAATACAAAAATACACATGCAAAACAAGCTGCGCACCTCAACATCTCAGACGCTTTCAGATGAATTGATAACAGTTGATGGGATATACATAAAAGGGAAACTTATCAAAATTACCGATAATTCCATTACCTTTCTGCAGGACGGAGAAAATATCTGTACTATCCGATTAGAGAACGTCAGTGTTTTTTCCAGCAATAACGAAATTATAAAAGTCTATTATCATGAAAACAAACCCACTCAGTTCTCGATTCTTAAACCTGTAAACGGTGAATATGTATCCATCAAAAAAATAAACGTTTATGCTTTTAAACTATTAGATGCCACTCATACCCTTGATGAAATAATAACCGCACAAAAAGAACCATCTTCATATTTAATACCCAAACAGGCAATACCATCAGATACGCATACATCCGAAAAGGAAGGTGACGCCGTACCTCCAATTGCCGGGGATAAGGATGAAACCGTTACACTGGCGGTAGATGAGTCCAAAAAAGATTCTTCTCCTCAAAAAACATGGAAAGGGAGCGTTGAGTCCGGCATTAACATTAAAACAGGAAATACGGAAGCCACAACAACGCACCTGAAAATTGGATATTCAAACGAAAGGAAATGCGACAAAATATTTTTCGATATGCTTGCCATTTTTGAAACAAAGAAGAACCAAAGTACCGGTGGGTCTGAAGAAACCGCCAATGAGCAAAAGGTGACATTGAAATACGAATATAACACCTCTTTCAAAGTATATCTGTTTTTGCAGGAATATTTTGAACATGATGAACTTGAAAATTTAAATTACAGAACGATTTCCTCTTTTGGGCCTGGGTATCGTTTATTTAGTAGTGAAAAAATTAAATATCGGATTGAAGGAGGCCCTGCATTTACCCATGAAAGATATCACGGAGGTATCACGGAAAACAATTTCGGTTTACGGTTTGGGCATTATTTAGACTGGCATATGCTGAGTTCTACAAAGTTATTTGCAAAAAATGAATACAACACAAGTGTTGAAGATCAGGAAGATTGGCGGTTAGATTCAAGTTTAGGGATAAAGCATGATTTGATGAAGGCTTTGTCACTAAGCACGGTATTAATAAACCAGTATGATAATACCCCTTCCGGGGCTAATAAAAAAGATGATACCACTCTTATTGGAAGCATTGGATACAACTTTTAG
- a CDS encoding YHS domain-containing protein has protein sequence MKKYFYINRTTIFFITCISIFCVSAASWASCGVCGSDASRPPHKHEIKEEGQEGVAKDPICGMEVKDLKNSPSAEFKGEVYYFCSEQCKKVFNERTGQ, from the coding sequence ATGAAAAAATATTTCTACATAAACAGGACAACCATCTTTTTTATTACTTGCATTAGCATCTTTTGCGTAAGCGCTGCTTCCTGGGCAAGCTGTGGAGTATGCGGCAGTGATGCCAGCCGTCCGCCACATAAGCACGAAATAAAAGAAGAAGGGCAGGAAGGGGTTGCAAAAGATCCCATTTGCGGAATGGAAGTTAAGGATTTGAAAAATTCCCCTTCAGCAGAATTCAAAGGGGAGGTATATTACTTCTGTTCAGAACAGTGTAAGAAAGTTTTTAACGAGAGAACCGGACAGTAA